The sequence TTGAGTAAAATAACTTTATGGAAAAAATCGTCCCAAGAGCGAATCGGAATCGTGACACTGAAGattccttacaaataggctaaatatTACGGAAACTTAAAAACCTTCTCATGccagaacaaacattttaccTCAATCATCGCTACATCATGCCTCTCTACTTTTGCATACAAATGTATTAGGAACTTCAACATACATCCCAATTGTATGGGCTTTTAATCTCAAGTATATCagtcattgttttaaataatccgTGAATGAATTCCGGTTTGCCAGAGAAAGTCACCTTCAGATCGTCAAGGTGCTCTGTATATCAGGTGCTTGGTACATACACTGTCCAATTGTTGTTTAGTGTTTATCTCATGATGTAGTTTGAATCGATAAGGCTATGAAtagaaattagttttgtttgttaagtTGGTTTAAGATTCAACAAAAATAGGTtaccaaaatgtttttattttctgccacaaacaaatttatttttgaagtcattttttaaatacgcATTGTATATAACTATTGCTTGCAATTTGTTACAACCTTGTCTAAACAAATTTAAGTCGATATTTTGGTGAAAAATTAGTGTTTCTTTTACGATTTACCCCTAATTACAGAACTAaggcttattttaataactttcgtgaagattcataattatttattttacaactgcGTATTTACTTACGCGTGTTAATTGGGATAGCCCAACTAGTTTGGGACCTACCGGAGTCCTTACCTGAAGCGGCGGGGGTATCGCGAATCAAACTGATTTTCGGTTGGATCCAAAATTAGTGGTTCTACTCCGATAAATTCGCGTgagtaaacttttattaaataattcattatgaaACTAATACTGATAAGagaatttttacttaaatattgttaaaaaatcgACCGGAGATTTTTGCAAAACACCTAAAGTTACCCTCTGAATTGAACATGTAGGTCAAAACTCACTGGTCGATAGCAACTTTTACCGTCCTTCAAAACTGTTACATTTCAGATAATTTCCAAACATTAAAGGAGCCGACGTACGTCAATAAACTGGTTGTGTCTTATTATTATCGTATTAACTTTTGAATGTCGATGTTAAATTGCAAATGAgacataaacttaattattataacattaatgttGTATTTACTTACAGATTATTCTAATTTGACAACAATTAATATGGGAAATCAATATCGATGACACCGAATTTAACTATTTACCCTTACCCATTGGGTAAGGGTACTTCTACATGGTAATGCTAAGCCTTCGTATACACGACATATAAAGTGACCGATAGCCAACAACTAAAAGTCTCAAACAATGACGCATGTCAATATCACCACCTCTATTAGTTTTTGCACGTAAATGGTCGTCTCGTCTCtgctttgaattttttttctataacgATTCCCGCATTAAGGAAGTCTTTTTGTtgcggaggtttcacaaacattcaagacacccagactcagaacaagcattcatgaatCGCGGGGACAGGATAAGCGACACATTGTGCGAGGTtagtttagcgtggtgacctttactTTAGCCGAAAGCCGAGTTTACTATTGGACTAATATTTTCCAATCTTTATCTTCAAGTCAAACTTCCCGCCATCCTCGTCTCTGCATATTGTAATAGTAAATAGCTTAACATTAAGGAGTCCGTCTATTCATTAGTTTGGTCCATTTTAATCTTCTAACATATAACATTCGGTCTTATCCAGATagcaacaaatttattttagagcCAGAGCAAATTGCAACTACACATCTGCAGCACACTTAAAAAAGTCTTCAGTTTACGAAACGAGTAAAACCTTAAATGTGTAACCTTATGCAACACAACCGATACGGTTTTCGGTAATAGAAGTCAATCATAGATTTCATTTACGATAAAAATCTCCATACGCAATATGATTTTCGAAATTCTTTCTCCAGTAGCCAAAACCGACGTTAGCCATTCTATAAATTGTAATCTTAAGTACATTAATTACCTGTGGCATAAATGGAGCCATCTTCTTGAGTTCTTCTCTGACCTTTTTCCTCACTAATTCATCTTCTGTGTCGTTCTCGGACACGTCTGACTTTAAATTCTTTATGTGCTCTGTAATCTGAAAGagaaaatattgtaacagaTTTAAGCAAACAGTTTGAGCGAAGGCTTCTAGTTCGCCACTAAACTATTAGAGAAATATTAGtggtaatttttttcttttatgtttttactacgtttttaactattttttttttctttaatgtttcgTTATTCACTGTTCGTTGTGTTCATAAgttgtaaaatacaaaaaaaatctgaggTTTTCAATCAAACACGaggtttttatgttataataccTATAACTTTGCGCTACTTATTCAAACAAGATAGTCACCTCTAATAGAAAGAACAACTTCTTACTCTTACCTTCTTAATAATCCTGTCTGAATACTTGGCACAAGCTTTCTGTACTTCTGAGTATGGTAGGTTGTCGAATactagaaacaaacaaaacatagtaaaatacacgattttctaaaaaatatctCCTAAAAGcgtcatttttattaaaataagcgtTTTGAACCTACGACTACTGACTTCGCAAACCAATGGTCACACCACTAGGACATCTCTCCTACagtaatagaatattataaaagagtTTGTTGcacagatttacaaaaatctcgtgtgacgtcacttgccagtacaTACGCTTTTTATCAGCAAGTAATGTTACTAGCCCAAACTAGATTTTATCATCTTATGTGCTCTTaatcttctttttaattatgtgatcACCTCATGTGACGTAGGGGCGGCGTGATTTTGGTGCTGCGTTTAAACGGCGGTTGCCCTCTTTTAAAAAGCCGTAAAAACTTTTACGTATTACGTACaattacgtattcaatattttttggaaacctattactactactactactagaaaactacagatattaaaaatgatgaCGATAATGTTACTAAACAAATTGCTAACATAAGATTTAGTCAAACACCCTACTGATGGTCTTACCATATGGTTGCGGCGGCACAGCAGCCAGTTCCTTCTCGTGCAGCTGTGTCCGCATCTGGCAGGCCGCGTCCTCCAGCGCGTGCAGCGTGCCCAATACCAGCTGGAAGTCGCCGAAGTGCGGGTGCATGCGCCGGTACCACTGCGTCAGGCGGAACCCTGACTCCAACGCCTCGGAGTGATGCTGTTCTATCTCTTTGAGACGGTCCATTATTTTCTGTAGGAAGACATCAAAAGATTCATTAATTATAGGCTAAGTTGCACTTGTTGAACATAgtaacacaatataaaacataGAACCAATGGGAATGtggataaaatatgttatttacttCAATCGGTATTGTTTTAGTTGTGTAGAAACCACTAAAGGCTGGTTTTAAGTATCACTTACCTTAGATATCTCAGTCAGCAGCTGGTGCCCATTCTTCTTGCTCAAGTGGTACAATCCTGGATATTTAATTTGCAACTCAATCAATATCTCTGAACTTGCTAACTTCATAacctacaaataattaaaccatTATTAAACCAGCATAGTAGACATGTTCAAGTTTATTTGAACTATAGTTTTCTAGTCTAGATATCAAAGCaacttaaggtatattttttttgtgtttgtatgaTTACAAAACTCCAATCTACTAGACAAAATTGTCTTGCTtcaggaattttatatttattttcttgaaaccTTGACAAGGGCTGAAAACAGTTTACTATTATGCCATAATTTATAATCCATTTAACCCAAAGGTTGAATGGCAAATCTCGGCTTGCGGTATTAAGTCTTAAGtattatgtaccacaattgtaaatgaaatttaataaaatatatatagagaAGTGTTGGTTACCCTTTCTGGTGAATCATTATCTGGTATTTTCAGCGCACGAGCAAGTTTCTGGGTTAGCTTCTTTGGTTTTGTTGCCAGGGGAAGCTGAAAATAAGCacttattaacttattatttaaaagaaaagtaagCTGTAATGAATTTAGTCCCTGTGCTGGAGGGGTAACACTCTCAGTCCAATCACATGCAAGAGCCAACGAAACTTAGGACATGCCTACatggaaaaataattgtacTATGTGGGAATTGAACCAGTGATACACACCGGGTTTGGCATGAAAGCCATAGGGCTATATGTGCAATCAATACATTAGTTATTAAGGTAAGGATCCTAATCCTTTAGTAGATAGGATGTAGTATAAGTAATACATATACTATGTGACTTAACTGTTGGTAAGATCTTAGAACCCCAAGTTTCATGTATACTAACATTTTACAAACactattttcaaacaaaattcacACTACTTACATCAGGCACTCGTTTTGGAACAAACGAACACAGTCTAAAGCTCTTTAGAGTTTTCCCGCTGTTATTTATCCTCTCAACAACGCGAACAGGGTCCAACTTCTCCGAGAGACGcaaataacatgttttaaatttttgtcccTTTAATTTTCCCTGTTCAAAATTCAGGGCTTCAAAGTGTCCACTAATTATTCTTGCTAGAGTCTTTACTACATTAGATAAAGtgaactgaaacaaaattaaatattttagtaaccTAATTTGTTACTTGAAAAAACTATCTACTTGTTAGTTGTTAGTGTACTCTACCGGAAGGGGAAACCCTCGGACCGCAATTACAGACATTTTGATAAAACCTAATTCACGTTTAACCcttttacataaatgttttgaTATATCAATAAACCGCAAAACGAATAGATAGCATCTGTTTATTCTGTTTTCTTAATGTCAGTGTCACCTGGACACACCAGCGGGTTATAATTTGGCTTTGGTCTTGAGCAAATTAATCACCAATGAATTTTGAACAATcagtaaacatattttagttAGTTCTATAAAATAACCGTTAATTTAGTGTTAAGTAAACTTGCAATTTCTACCTACTCCAATGCCATTATCTGCTAGGAGCTCGGTTAAATGTAGGTCTGTGCCAAAAGTATGTACCTTCAAGAAGAGAAATTCCATTTTCGAGAAAGAGGTCAATCGTCGTGCACTCAGTGTGCTATCAGTGATATCTTATGGTTTTGAAATATGGTCTTTTACTGTCAGCCTTATAAACAAGCTCAAAGTAACACAAGTAACAATGAAGAGGGCTATGCTCGGGATTTCTCTATCCGAGTGAATCAGGAATGAGTAGATCCGCAGACGATCTTAAAAACCAGCATAGCCCAACGAATTAGCACGTTGAAGTGGCAGGGCACATAGCATGTAGCACTGACTATCTGATAGGGCTGTAAAGGTCTTGAGTAGACTTCGGACCGGAAGCACGTGCACCCTTAAGATGGGCACAGGCTTCCGACCGGTCTGTATGGCGATCACTGGgggaagcctatgtccagcagttcagctggacataggcctcaaCCAACTCAAGACAAGATATTTCAGCTGCTGATTGAGCATAACATCAATCACATTTCTTTTGCGTTTGTCGCCGCCTTAGGAGTTTACAAAGCATTGTGAAAAAAAGACAGGTAGGCTACAATAAATTaactatgtaattaaaatatatagaatacaaattctcttaaaaaaacttataaagataaataatcaTGATTGTCATACAATaatgtacaaacaaaaaaatataattcttaatgTACTCTTAATTGTagattgtaacaaaataaaataaaaaatgacaaaaagcaaacataaaaaatgtgtaagtCAAGgagataaagttataaaaaaataatgtctctatgcaattatatcaaaatatgattctgcaacaatatttaaaaaatatatgatttctTTTAGGTATCAATCAATCACAAAGTAAATGTACTACTTATACTGACACCGATCAAAAGGTTTAATATCTagaatacttttacaaaatCTATCAGCCCAGGGCAAAAACTCCTTGGTAGCAACAACACACTCTAATAACATTAGACAGTCATCTTCAGCCCTATGAGCATTATAAACTTCTTTCTTCAACAACCGCCTATACAAACTAGAAAGGGTGTAGGATACTTTTTCTGTTGTACTTTTTCCAGCCAGCTCTTTTGCTTCATCTTTCATACTTCTACTCATGTTGGATGCCTCATATGGCATCTCAGAGAATGATGAGCATAGAGAATCTATTTCCTGCCAGTCTTCTGTGCTCACATCAAGTTCAGGCCAATCATCACTGATCAGAGAGTCCTCACTGATAAGTGAGCTAGACCTGTACATTGAACTATCTCTAGCTAAAGAGTCTTCTTCTAATAGTGAGTCATCTTTAGAAAATGATTTGTCTCTAGGTATTGGAACAGTTCTGGCATTAGGTAAGTCAGGTGAGCTTCTATTTTTAAGGATATGTCGGAATCCTATAAGCGAATCAACACATAACAAGTCTTGAGGTAAAATAGCATTAATATCCAAAAATTCAGTCAAAAGTAGTTTGAAATCAAATCTATTGCCATTATGGGCAACGAGACATGTTGGTTTAGGCAGTTCACCTAGAAACGCAAGTATTGTGTGAATATTATCCTTAAATATTGGCGCGttctttaaagtattatttgatAAGCCAGTCAGCAGCGCCACTTCAGCACAGATTTTTTTCTGGGGGTTAAAGAGCAGAGTCAGCTTGCTCACATAAGGTTTAGAACCAATAGGAGCCTCTTCTATATCACTACGAACAGCGGCCACGAAACTAAGCTCagttatctttgttttattccttTCCTGGTGCGGTAAACCAGTCGTCTCTATATCAAAAAATACGAAAGCTGCTATTTTTGTCATGTTTACAGCTTCTACGCTGTTTATcagcaaattttaaaatacttagtaGGGGCAAGACGTGAAGACGAATATGTTGTAAAGacacattcaatttattatttcaatagaataaatcaaacaaaagtaAGGAAAAACACCTGCGACCTGTCTTTGTTTATATTAGAACCGGAGTTTCCATGACATTTTCATGTTTTGGTGTTGCCACACTTTACGTTAGAGTtagtttgagaaaaaaaaattggaaatcaAAGATGAAACCTAGAGAATCGTAAGAATGAAGAAATAAGAAGAGTTAAAACTTTGGAATCAATTATTTCTCAATCGATTCTAACCAATAATTCAACTTGAATACAAATCGTACTTAGCGGTCTAATAtgcggggcgcacgtggccaTAAATTCCACAAGATCTGGAATAAATTGGCATTTTATTAACGTTTATTTGTCGGAACCGCCAAAAGAAATTCCGACTCAACGTCTAACTGTCTCGCGACCTCGCCGTCACGACGTATAGTAAACCGTtatataattcataatttaaattaattgattacatttttttttggtagtaATTATAGGTAAATTAGCAACACATTTAGCGGTGAATGACCGAAAAACGACAGGTCTTATGAATAGATAACCAAAACGAACCATAAAaccataaaatgaaaatttgaacAGACAAGAAAAACTAAGCACAGCCCGAGTAAATTTACGtcacgtaaaaaaaataactcaatcaTAAATGATACCATATCCGCTATACTCGCAACCCACTCACCCCTTTAacatcacataataaaaaatataatataatataatataaattgttggtTTGGTTTTTGGCATATTGTAGGGAACCTTTATATCGAATCCAATACGTACATGATACGGATAATTGAATgaagtacctatattattaaCAGATTTCCTAGtcattatcaaaacaaaaaaaaaactgaatacaaggaaaaataaaaataaattttacgtttagcgtatttgtttattaaaaaaaaacttaaaaaacagtAATCACAATCATATGCTTAACAAATAATTGTCTAATTaacctataattaaattatgcagaGTAACACTCATTTATTCTCTAGTCCTCTTTGAGAGATTTATGTTGTTAGCCTCAGCGCAGGCTGTGACTGCATCATTGGACTATAAAAGTTGATGAACCAGAGTGAATCatagagataataataatttaatacaacacaacgatgtttttttaaaggccTTCTCAAGCTATAACTTAATTTGTGTGTTTTGGGTCCGATAACATAaacttcaaactttttttttatccagTACAATATTGATGAttggttatatatttttatacgactAATGTAACCAATAATCacttatattcattattttaacatcCATCTATTGAATAAGATTCTACGTACAGAcagattgaattttattatgaaaacaaagGACTACATGAAgtatgaaatacattttttatttttattaatctagtT is a genomic window of Trichoplusia ni isolate ovarian cell line Hi5 chromosome 24, tn1, whole genome shotgun sequence containing:
- the LOC113505053 gene encoding uncharacterized protein LOC113505053 gives rise to the protein MSVIAVRGFPLPFTLSNVVKTLARIISGHFEALNFEQGKLKGQKFKTCYLRLSEKLDPVRVVERINNSGKTLKSFRLCSFVPKRVPDLPLATKPKKLTQKLARALKIPDNDSPERVMKLASSEILIELQIKYPGLYHLSKKNGHQLLTEISKKIMDRLKEIEQHHSEALESGFRLTQWYRRMHPHFGDFQLVLGTLHALEDAACQMRTQLHEKELAAVPPQPYVFDNLPYSEVQKACAKYSDRIIKKITEHIKNLKSDVSENDTEDELVRKKVREELKKMAPFMPQVINVLKITIYRMANVGFGYWRKNFENHIAYGDFYRK
- the LOC113505154 gene encoding uncharacterized protein LOC113505154, with amino-acid sequence MTKIAAFVFFDIETTGLPHQERNKTKITELSFVAAVRSDIEEAPIGSKPYVSKLTLLFNPQKKICAEVALLTGLSNNTLKNAPIFKDNIHTILAFLGELPKPTCLVAHNGNRFDFKLLLTEFLDINAILPQDLLCVDSLIGFRHILKNRSSPDLPNARTVPIPRDKSFSKDDSLLEEDSLARDSSMYRSSSLISEDSLISDDWPELDVSTEDWQEIDSLCSSFSEMPYEASNMSRSMKDEAKELAGKSTTEKVSYTLSSLYRRLLKKEVYNAHRAEDDCLMLLECVVATKEFLPWADRFCKSILDIKPFDRCQYK